In one Neobacillus sp. CF12 genomic region, the following are encoded:
- a CDS encoding energy-coupling factor transporter ATPase → MPEKPIIVVENLFHTYMKGTPMEHAALKGTSMSVKEGECIAIIGHTGSGKSTLIQHFNGLIRPDKGKVIIDGVDLSKKRIDIKALRRQVGLVFQNPEDQIFEKLIGDDIAYGPFKLGLPLKEVRERVKWAMDMVGLDFEEMKDRQTFALSGGQKRKVALAGILALKPKILVLDEPTAGLDPRSRNELLDKIKFLNKMENLTVIFVSHNMEEVAYLADRVYVMANGKDVLSGTPESIFTDKDKLERHQIGTPETVQVLYRLKDLGYTINTSAFTISEAAGEIIKVLASREGENHG, encoded by the coding sequence GTGCCTGAGAAGCCGATCATCGTAGTAGAAAATTTATTTCATACATATATGAAAGGAACCCCTATGGAGCATGCAGCTTTAAAGGGGACAAGCATGAGTGTTAAAGAGGGGGAATGTATCGCAATTATTGGGCATACAGGTTCGGGGAAATCCACGCTTATCCAGCATTTTAATGGCCTAATCCGACCGGATAAAGGGAAAGTCATTATCGATGGAGTAGATTTATCGAAGAAACGAATCGATATTAAGGCATTGAGGAGACAGGTTGGGCTCGTTTTTCAGAATCCTGAAGATCAAATTTTTGAAAAATTAATTGGCGATGATATAGCATATGGACCCTTTAAACTTGGCTTACCCTTAAAAGAAGTACGGGAACGAGTTAAATGGGCAATGGATATGGTTGGCTTAGACTTCGAAGAAATGAAGGATCGGCAGACATTTGCCTTAAGCGGCGGACAAAAGCGTAAAGTTGCTCTTGCGGGGATACTAGCGTTAAAGCCGAAGATATTGGTTCTTGATGAACCGACTGCAGGACTTGACCCTAGGTCACGGAACGAGCTGCTGGATAAGATTAAGTTCTTGAATAAAATGGAAAACCTTACTGTTATTTTTGTTTCACACAATATGGAGGAAGTTGCTTATTTAGCTGACAGAGTTTATGTTATGGCTAATGGGAAGGATGTATTATCAGGTACTCCAGAAAGTATTTTTACTGATAAGGACAAACTAGAACGCCACCAAATTGGAACACCTGAAACGGTACAGGTTTTATATCGGCTAAAAGACCTTGGATATACTATAAATACTTCTGCTTTTACGATTTCGGAAGCTGCAGGTGAAATAATAAAGGTTCTTGCCAGTAGAGAGGGAGAGAATCATGGCTAG
- a CDS encoding ECF transporter S component translates to MKGSLTVRNIVIAGVLGAVAILLGVTRIGYIPVPTAAGNATIMHIPAIIGGIMQGPVVGAIVGLIFGVSSFLNATVPLFKDPLVAILPRLFIGVIAWLVYVGIRRRSEYLAIGSAAFLGTLTNTVLVLTMAVVRGYMGVEVAWTVAITSGIPEAIVGTVVTLAVVLAWKQIGKGKKSKISEDL, encoded by the coding sequence ATGAAAGGCTCATTAACCGTTCGAAATATTGTTATTGCTGGGGTACTTGGTGCGGTTGCCATTCTTTTAGGTGTAACACGGATAGGGTATATTCCCGTACCTACAGCTGCCGGAAATGCCACAATCATGCATATTCCTGCGATAATCGGGGGGATAATGCAGGGTCCGGTTGTGGGAGCAATTGTGGGACTTATCTTTGGTGTTTCATCCTTCTTAAATGCAACCGTTCCTCTATTCAAAGATCCATTAGTAGCCATTCTTCCTAGACTATTTATTGGAGTTATTGCTTGGCTGGTCTATGTTGGGATTCGTCGAAGGAGTGAATATTTGGCGATTGGATCTGCGGCTTTCTTAGGGACCTTGACCAATACAGTCCTTGTATTAACAATGGCTGTCGTAAGAGGGTATATGGGAGTCGAAGTAGCTTGGACGGTTGCCATAACGAGTGGAATTCCAGAAGCAATCGTTGGGACCGTTGTGACACTAGCTGTTGTATTAGCCTGGAAACAAATTGGTAAAGGGAAAAAATCTAAGATTTCTGAAGATCTGTAG
- the licT gene encoding BglG family transcription antiterminator LicT: MKIAKVINNNVISVMDENNKELVIMGRGIAFQKRPGDVVEEEKIEKIFKLDNKDVSEKFKTLLYDIPLEYMEVAEAIINYAKVTLGKKLNESIYVSLTDHIVFAIERNKKGLLISNALLWEIKRIYKDEYAIGLKAIEKINNKLGISLPEDEAGFIAMHIVNAELNEEMPNVVNITKLIQDVLNIVKYHFKIDIDEDSLNYFRFLTHLKFFAQRLFSGTSLGSKDDFLYEMMKEKYKDAIACVKKIKDYIKKEHGQDLTKEEMAYLAIHIERVVNRN; encoded by the coding sequence ATGAAAATCGCAAAAGTAATTAACAATAATGTTATTAGTGTAATGGACGAGAACAATAAAGAGTTAGTGATTATGGGCAGAGGCATTGCTTTTCAGAAACGACCTGGTGATGTTGTGGAAGAGGAGAAAATCGAAAAGATTTTTAAGTTAGACAATAAAGATGTCTCAGAAAAGTTCAAAACCCTATTATATGACATTCCATTGGAGTATATGGAGGTTGCCGAGGCGATTATCAATTATGCAAAGGTTACGTTGGGCAAAAAGTTGAATGAAAGTATTTATGTTTCATTAACTGACCATATTGTCTTTGCGATTGAAAGAAATAAAAAAGGCTTATTGATTTCGAATGCATTGCTTTGGGAGATTAAACGAATTTATAAGGATGAGTATGCGATTGGCTTAAAAGCAATTGAGAAAATAAACAATAAGCTTGGGATTTCTTTGCCAGAGGATGAGGCAGGATTTATTGCGATGCATATTGTAAATGCAGAATTAAATGAAGAAATGCCGAATGTTGTAAATATCACTAAATTAATTCAGGATGTTTTAAATATCGTAAAGTATCATTTTAAAATTGATATTGATGAGGATTCTTTAAATTATTTTCGGTTTCTTACCCACTTAAAGTTTTTTGCTCAAAGGTTATTCAGTGGAACCTCACTTGGCAGTAAAGATGACTTCCTTTATGAGATGATGAAAGAGAAGTACAAGGATGCTATTGCTTGTGTAAAGAAGATAAAAGATTACATCAAGAAAGAACATGGTCAAGATCTAACAAAGGAAGAAATGGCTTACTTAGCTATTCATATTGAAAGAGTAGTGAATCGGAATTAG
- a CDS encoding energy-coupling factor transporter ATPase has translation MEPIIALENVSFSYKINESTSVSVLKDVSFSIFPGEYVAIIGHNGSGKSTLSKHLNGLLTPGSGDVWVNGHNTKDDSRKLDIRKSVGMVFQHPDNQIVATIVEEDVAFGLENIGVPRQEMKHRIDEALEVVKMSEFRKRPPHHLSGGQKQRVAIAGVLAMRPDCIVFDESTSMLDTFGRNEVLQVMKKMNEMGMTIITVTHRMSEAAEADRIIVVEDGKIVMDGKPSEIFKHKEELLQLQLDIPAVSQMAEIIHNQIPAFSRELIHEKELVNEVKRVSNARI, from the coding sequence ATGGAACCCATAATTGCTTTAGAAAATGTATCATTTTCTTACAAAATCAATGAGAGCACTTCTGTTTCTGTTCTGAAAGATGTCTCTTTTTCCATTTTTCCAGGTGAATATGTTGCGATTATTGGACATAACGGTTCGGGGAAGTCGACATTATCGAAGCATTTGAATGGACTTTTAACACCCGGTTCAGGAGATGTTTGGGTGAATGGACATAATACAAAGGACGATAGCAGGAAACTAGATATCCGTAAAAGTGTTGGAATGGTCTTTCAGCATCCAGATAATCAAATTGTGGCTACGATTGTCGAAGAGGACGTAGCATTTGGGTTAGAGAATATCGGTGTTCCAAGGCAAGAAATGAAACATAGAATCGACGAGGCTTTAGAGGTCGTGAAAATGTCAGAGTTTCGGAAAAGACCTCCACACCACTTATCAGGAGGTCAAAAACAAAGAGTTGCCATTGCTGGAGTACTCGCCATGCGGCCAGATTGCATCGTGTTCGATGAGTCTACTAGCATGCTTGATACCTTTGGCAGGAATGAAGTTCTTCAGGTCATGAAAAAAATGAATGAAATGGGAATGACGATTATTACCGTCACCCATCGCATGTCTGAAGCGGCGGAAGCGGACCGCATTATTGTCGTTGAAGACGGAAAGATTGTAATGGACGGAAAACCTAGTGAAATTTTTAAACACAAAGAGGAGTTACTGCAGCTCCAATTGGATATCCCAGCCGTAAGTCAGATGGCTGAAATCATCCATAATCAAATTCCAGCTTTTTCGAGAGAGTTGATTCATGAGAAGGAACTGGTCAATGAGGTAAAGAGAGTTTCTAATGCTAGGATCTAA
- a CDS encoding glycoside hydrolase family 3 N-terminal domain-containing protein, with translation MASLSKQIRKSSKLRKKLLATALTLSLLAPVIGPQAGFADDQGYTGEEGEATPYTGRGAITTYKIAKAEGQPEIEVATQERILEIDDKYFRDANGNKSLDGYEDWRKPVSDRVANLVGQMSLEQKAGLMYINTHTPEADPADGKFVTANNSKIVTDKKLRHVIYRLSQNLGDIANYNNQMQQLAEGLDLGIPVVITSNPRNSASTDYTNITNVQDQHTFWPGTLGLAAAGDVEAVGEFAEIARQEWRAAGIRKVYGYMADVATDPLWARIEETFGEDPKVVGDMNYEIVRGFQGETLGNDSVAITVKHFPGGGARDDGQDPHFENGSFNIYPTEGSMEKYHIPPFMRAIEAGVASVMPYYAYPSNDSADQGLDLYSEIEQFEEVGMTLNEGIIRYLREGLGFKGYINSDSGAVAGSAWGYMDKTPVEKVAKAVNAGTNIISGGATPELVIEAVNSGLLKEAKVDESITYTLSEMMTLGLFEDPFVNPAEAIAAANNEENRALAYEAHQKSVVLMRNDKIKGKKLLPLTEEKVEDIKLYVEGFVGVAAPRNLKGEEAAKYVADNSALQSAGFTADLKVTLTDKFPNIELVDSVEEATHAYVYVKPTQSNWDNNPRIDINETTGVSDVKRIVEIQKTVPTITALNFTNQWLINELEPNAAALIGTFGTLQEAVFEVLTGEFNPVGKLPFAIPASAKAVEKEVGDVPSFAPEEYKHFTYKNKIGDKYEFGFGLSYKKENKGKAVGKPDHAENKK, from the coding sequence ATGGCATCATTATCAAAACAGATTAGAAAATCTTCAAAACTAAGAAAAAAGCTTCTTGCAACCGCACTTACTCTATCATTACTTGCTCCAGTTATTGGACCACAGGCAGGTTTTGCAGATGACCAAGGATATACAGGTGAAGAGGGGGAAGCTACGCCATATACTGGCCGGGGTGCAATTACAACTTATAAAATTGCAAAAGCTGAAGGCCAGCCGGAAATTGAAGTAGCAACTCAAGAAAGAATTCTTGAAATCGATGACAAATATTTTAGAGATGCAAATGGCAATAAAAGCTTAGATGGTTACGAAGACTGGAGGAAGCCAGTTTCGGATCGTGTTGCAAATTTGGTTGGTCAAATGAGTCTTGAGCAAAAAGCTGGATTGATGTATATCAATACTCACACTCCAGAAGCTGATCCGGCAGATGGGAAATTTGTAACTGCTAATAACAGTAAAATTGTTACTGATAAAAAATTGCGCCATGTTATATACCGTCTATCTCAAAACTTAGGGGATATTGCTAATTACAATAACCAAATGCAACAATTGGCTGAGGGTCTAGATTTAGGTATTCCGGTTGTTATTACTTCAAATCCTAGAAACTCTGCCTCAACAGATTATACAAATATTACGAATGTTCAAGATCAGCATACTTTCTGGCCTGGAACATTAGGTTTAGCAGCGGCCGGGGATGTAGAAGCTGTTGGTGAATTTGCGGAAATTGCCCGTCAGGAATGGAGAGCTGCTGGTATTCGTAAGGTTTATGGATATATGGCTGACGTTGCTACAGATCCACTTTGGGCAAGAATTGAAGAGACATTCGGCGAAGATCCCAAAGTAGTTGGAGACATGAATTATGAAATCGTCAGAGGGTTCCAAGGTGAAACTCTGGGCAATGACAGTGTAGCCATCACAGTTAAACACTTCCCTGGCGGTGGAGCTCGTGATGATGGACAAGATCCTCACTTTGAAAATGGCAGCTTTAACATTTACCCGACCGAAGGGAGCATGGAAAAATATCACATTCCTCCGTTCATGAGAGCAATTGAAGCGGGTGTTGCATCCGTAATGCCATATTATGCATATCCAAGTAACGATAGTGCAGATCAAGGTTTGGATTTGTATAGTGAAATTGAGCAATTTGAAGAAGTTGGCATGACGTTAAATGAAGGAATCATCCGTTACTTGCGTGAAGGTCTTGGTTTCAAAGGATATATTAACTCTGACTCGGGTGCAGTTGCGGGTAGTGCATGGGGTTACATGGATAAAACACCAGTAGAAAAAGTGGCCAAAGCCGTAAATGCAGGAACCAATATCATTTCAGGTGGTGCAACACCAGAGCTGGTAATTGAGGCAGTTAATAGCGGCTTACTAAAAGAAGCGAAAGTAGACGAATCAATTACGTATACCCTATCAGAAATGATGACATTAGGTCTATTCGAAGACCCATTTGTAAATCCTGCAGAGGCTATTGCGGCTGCAAACAATGAAGAAAACAGAGCATTAGCTTATGAAGCACATCAAAAGTCAGTCGTTCTAATGCGTAATGATAAAATCAAAGGTAAAAAACTATTACCGTTAACGGAAGAAAAGGTAGAAGATATTAAGCTTTATGTTGAAGGATTTGTTGGAGTTGCAGCACCAAGAAACTTAAAAGGTGAAGAAGCTGCAAAATATGTAGCGGATAATTCTGCATTACAATCTGCTGGATTTACTGCAGACTTAAAAGTAACACTAACAGATAAATTCCCTAACATCGAATTAGTTGATAGCGTTGAGGAAGCAACACATGCTTATGTATATGTGAAACCAACTCAATCTAACTGGGATAATAACCCACGTATTGATATTAATGAAACAACTGGAGTATCTGATGTAAAGCGCATTGTTGAAATCCAAAAAACAGTTCCAACAATCACTGCACTAAACTTTACGAACCAATGGCTTATTAATGAACTTGAGCCAAATGCTGCTGCATTAATTGGTACTTTCGGTACGCTTCAAGAGGCAGTATTTGAGGTGCTCACTGGAGAATTCAACCCTGTTGGAAAACTTCCATTCGCTATTCCAGCCAGTGCGAAAGCAGTTGAAAAAGAAGTCGGAGATGTTCCAAGTTTTGCTCCTGAAGAATATAAACATTTCACATATAAGAATAAAATTGGTGACAAGTACGAATTCGGATTTGGTCTTTCTTACAAAAAAGAAAACAAAGGAAAAGCGGTTGGTAAACCTGACCATGCTGAAAACAAAAAATAG
- a CDS encoding energy-coupling factor transporter transmembrane component T, with the protein MASEFDLSRNITIGQHVPTGSFIHRLDPRIKLLVFTILVIAIALNTSYLGNALGLLLSIYLFWASKIPISYGLSGIKPAIPFIIILAVLQLIFQGNVFSGGTIFFEYGFILITSESIRLVIVSAVRFVEIILLSSVLTLSTSTTELTHAIHSLLSPLKKIEFPVHEFSLIITIAIRFVPTFAIEMEKMMKAQASRGADFGSGEWWRIIQRTKDMLPIIIPLFNIALSRAEDLILAMESRCYTPGNDRSTYSVYKAIGRDYFVLIIGLLVSALLLFYHFPY; encoded by the coding sequence ATGGCTAGTGAATTTGATTTATCAAGGAATATCACGATTGGTCAACATGTTCCAACAGGTTCCTTTATTCATCGCCTTGACCCAAGAATAAAGCTGTTGGTATTCACAATTCTTGTCATTGCCATAGCCCTTAATACTAGTTATTTAGGAAATGCTCTCGGACTGCTATTATCTATTTATTTATTCTGGGCATCTAAAATACCTATCAGTTATGGTTTATCGGGCATCAAACCCGCAATCCCATTTATCATTATTTTAGCTGTGCTCCAGCTGATTTTCCAAGGCAATGTGTTTTCCGGCGGGACGATATTCTTTGAGTATGGATTTATCTTAATTACAAGTGAGAGTATTCGGCTGGTAATCGTTTCAGCAGTACGTTTTGTGGAAATTATTTTATTAAGCAGTGTTCTGACGCTATCCACATCAACAACAGAGTTAACACATGCCATTCATAGCCTTTTAAGTCCTTTAAAGAAGATAGAATTTCCTGTCCATGAGTTCTCATTAATTATCACCATTGCCATTCGCTTTGTCCCAACCTTTGCGATTGAAATGGAAAAAATGATGAAAGCACAAGCATCTAGAGGTGCAGATTTTGGGTCAGGAGAATGGTGGAGAATTATTCAGAGAACGAAGGATATGCTTCCAATCATCATCCCCTTATTTAATATTGCGTTATCGAGAGCAGAGGATCTTATATTAGCAATGGAATCGCGCTGCTATACTCCTGGAAATGATAGGAGTACCTATTCTGTTTACAAAGCAATCGGACGAGATTATTTCGTATTAATTATTGGGTTACTAGTTTCAGCACTATTACTTTTTTATCACTTTCCATATTAG
- a CDS encoding sensor histidine kinase has translation MQKRWRKAEDFIERYILLKNQSLMMKLCIFSSFLVILPVLSVGIISYNRSSVELENELRQSSGQVIDQVESHIEYYLQDFEITSLKIINSPELSSLLKGGKSDDVVEAARKTLKDASYSRADISNITVLVEDDIAIDTLGIRNYYPSTKIREEYWYSSVPLNGMTMLVTRTLKLKNIEQPVISLVRRLYNPKTLLPVGMLIIDINFRRIEEISNKVTISRNGYFFILDSKGHYVYHPDYSKLGKKVEFSQLSQLQNNESSTQILKNDRKDFVTYTYSPNIGWSFFTAVPYKDLTGGIIQIGRTIVLTIIISLMIAYSVGFGFATSLIRPIRRLQKFMKEVEIGNLSGRVPVESNDEIGQLSAGFNNTVEKLSNLLEEVYVSKLKETEMSLKQKEIEIKMLQSQMNPHFLYNSLETIRGMALEERQENIAIMSYSLAKLLRYNLKNNSSTVSLGEEVRFCETYLQIQKFRFEDRFEYELIIPEWAMDLQVVKFSLQPLVENCFVHAFGQSFQKFRITISVIPLSESTYLIRVEDTGAGIPNHKLDELTRKLEQKTTNSDGKHIGILNVHQRIHYVFGAEYGLTIRSQMGSGTVVEMQLPMQEITGGEIE, from the coding sequence ATCCTCGGTAGAATTGGAAAACGAACTCCGTCAAAGTAGCGGACAGGTTATTGACCAAGTAGAATCACATATTGAATATTATTTACAAGATTTTGAGATTACAAGCTTAAAAATAATTAATTCACCTGAACTATCTAGTCTTTTAAAAGGTGGCAAAAGCGATGATGTGGTGGAAGCAGCAAGGAAAACGCTAAAAGATGCCTCCTATTCTCGAGCCGATATATCCAATATTACAGTTTTAGTGGAAGATGATATTGCTATTGATACGCTAGGAATAAGGAATTACTATCCTTCGACCAAAATAAGAGAAGAGTATTGGTATTCATCTGTCCCTCTAAACGGAATGACAATGTTAGTAACGAGAACGCTTAAATTAAAAAATATAGAGCAGCCGGTTATTTCACTGGTCAGGAGGTTATACAATCCTAAGACCCTGCTCCCTGTAGGAATGCTCATTATTGATATTAACTTTAGAAGAATTGAGGAAATCTCAAACAAAGTAACGATTAGTCGAAACGGGTATTTTTTTATTTTAGATTCGAAAGGGCATTATGTCTATCATCCCGATTATTCAAAGCTTGGAAAAAAGGTTGAATTTAGCCAGCTCTCACAACTCCAAAATAACGAAAGCAGTACACAAATATTAAAGAACGACCGGAAGGATTTTGTCACCTACACCTATTCCCCGAATATAGGCTGGAGTTTCTTTACGGCGGTGCCCTATAAAGATTTAACAGGGGGAATTATTCAAATTGGAAGAACGATTGTTTTGACGATCATCATCTCATTAATGATTGCCTACAGTGTGGGATTCGGCTTTGCAACAAGTTTAATTCGCCCGATACGACGCCTGCAAAAGTTTATGAAGGAAGTAGAAATCGGAAACCTAAGCGGTCGAGTCCCAGTAGAATCAAATGATGAAATTGGTCAGTTATCGGCAGGATTTAACAATACCGTTGAAAAACTATCGAATTTGCTTGAAGAAGTATATGTCTCAAAATTAAAAGAAACGGAAATGTCGCTTAAACAGAAAGAAATTGAAATAAAGATGCTGCAATCTCAAATGAACCCTCATTTTTTATATAACTCCCTTGAGACGATTAGAGGGATGGCGTTAGAAGAGCGCCAGGAAAACATTGCAATCATGTCCTATTCACTAGCAAAACTACTTCGCTACAATCTTAAAAATAATTCTTCCACCGTTAGTCTAGGAGAAGAAGTTAGGTTCTGCGAGACATATCTTCAGATACAGAAGTTTCGTTTCGAAGACCGATTTGAGTATGAATTGATCATTCCCGAATGGGCAATGGACCTTCAGGTAGTAAAATTTTCACTTCAACCATTAGTAGAAAATTGTTTTGTTCATGCATTTGGTCAAAGTTTTCAAAAATTCAGGATTACCATATCGGTTATTCCCCTTTCAGAATCCACCTATCTGATTCGAGTAGAAGATACAGGCGCCGGTATCCCGAATCACAAGTTAGATGAACTTACTAGGAAGCTTGAACAGAAAACAACAAACTCAGATGGGAAACATATCGGCATATTAAATGTCCATCAAAGGATTCATTATGTATTTGGCGCAGAGTATGGGCTAACAATCAGAAGTCAAATGGGATCCGGCACAGTGGTTGAGATGCAGTTACCAATGCAGGAAATAACAGGGGGGGAAATTGAATGA
- a CDS encoding response regulator codes for MKKILLVDDERWVRAALKWTINKLNLPLQVVHEAPNGLEALDWVKKNDVDLILTDIRMPVMDGLALVKELSGLKGEYDVIVISVHDEFPFIQQAMRSGVTDYLLKPVEESEIKVCLEKWLSKKSNKGMTSKPTMSEKENIPLSTIERVLDYINKTPLDQITLKEAAESIHINPSYLSQLFKQQLNKKFVDYITELRIEESKRLLQNTTLRMSEIAERVGYSDLAYFSNNFKRIVGSSPSEYRNINSKTSDDKLKKR; via the coding sequence ATGAAAAAAATCTTGTTAGTTGACGATGAGAGATGGGTACGTGCCGCTCTTAAGTGGACAATAAACAAATTGAATCTTCCCTTGCAGGTTGTTCATGAAGCCCCAAATGGTCTAGAGGCTTTGGATTGGGTAAAGAAGAATGATGTGGACCTGATTTTAACGGATATCCGGATGCCCGTTATGGACGGTCTGGCTTTGGTTAAGGAACTTAGTGGTCTAAAAGGGGAATATGATGTTATTGTAATCTCCGTCCATGATGAGTTTCCATTTATTCAACAGGCAATGCGGAGTGGGGTAACGGATTACCTGCTGAAGCCGGTCGAGGAGAGCGAAATAAAAGTTTGTCTAGAGAAATGGCTGAGTAAAAAAAGTAACAAAGGTATGACGAGTAAGCCGACAATGTCTGAGAAAGAAAATATTCCACTATCAACAATTGAACGAGTATTGGATTATATCAATAAAACACCTCTCGATCAAATTACTTTAAAAGAAGCAGCAGAGAGTATTCATATCAATCCCAGTTACCTCAGCCAGCTGTTTAAACAACAACTTAATAAAAAGTTTGTTGATTATATAACGGAACTACGAATTGAAGAAAGTAAGCGATTATTGCAAAATACAACCTTAAGAATGTCTGAGATTGCCGAAAGAGTGGGATATTCCGATTTAGCTTACTTTAGTAACAATTTTAAGAGAATAGTAGGAAGTTCTCCATCAGAGTATCGGAATATCAACAGCAAAACCAGCGATGATAAATTAAAAAAAAGATAA